In Arthrobacter burdickii, one DNA window encodes the following:
- a CDS encoding aromatic ring-hydroxylating oxygenase subunit alpha — protein sequence MSAPVNAPLNPRGKLVSSLPAEQLAEITELFDFRRVGYSLDAPFYTDPTIFSVDMQAIFGRHWIFAASIAELPEPGDYVTVDYGPYSLIVLRNDDGGVNVLHNVCRHRGARVLTEPAGTTGNLVCGYHSWTYSTDGNLIHASAPGETKFDKGCFGLKRAHSRVVAGLVFVCIADEPPTDFDETSKIFEPYLAPHDLAKTKIAYQQNIIEEGNWKLVMENNRECYHCDGHPELACSLFPTWGLTEGLIPAHLEEVWDRNKAAQSSLEERCRRYGLPYEVVEELDTRVAGIRISRESLDGDGESFSPDGRRLSKKLLGDLRDFRLGRCSMHLQPNSWFHFQGDHVITFAVFPVNEHQTLVRTTWLVADDAVEGVDYDLEKLTYTWKQTNLQDKAFVELCQKGAGSPAYEPGPYMKSEYQVEAFINWYVQRVQEHLA from the coding sequence ATGTCTGCTCCAGTGAACGCGCCGCTCAACCCACGCGGGAAACTCGTATCCTCCTTGCCTGCCGAGCAGCTGGCCGAGATCACCGAGTTGTTCGATTTCCGGCGTGTGGGATATTCCCTCGACGCCCCCTTCTACACGGATCCGACGATCTTCAGCGTCGACATGCAGGCCATCTTCGGCCGGCACTGGATCTTCGCCGCCAGCATCGCCGAGCTCCCGGAGCCGGGCGACTACGTCACCGTCGACTACGGGCCCTACTCCCTGATCGTGCTGCGCAATGACGACGGCGGCGTGAACGTCCTGCACAACGTGTGCCGCCACCGCGGCGCCCGCGTCCTGACCGAACCCGCGGGGACCACGGGAAACCTGGTGTGCGGCTACCACTCCTGGACCTACTCCACCGACGGTAACCTGATCCACGCCTCCGCACCGGGGGAGACGAAGTTCGACAAGGGCTGCTTCGGCCTCAAGCGAGCCCACAGCCGCGTGGTCGCCGGACTCGTCTTCGTCTGCATTGCCGACGAACCGCCGACGGATTTCGACGAGACCTCCAAGATCTTCGAGCCCTACCTCGCACCCCACGATCTGGCGAAGACGAAAATCGCCTACCAGCAGAACATCATCGAAGAGGGCAACTGGAAGCTCGTCATGGAGAACAACCGTGAGTGCTACCACTGCGACGGCCACCCGGAGCTCGCTTGTTCCCTCTTTCCCACCTGGGGCCTGACGGAGGGGCTGATCCCGGCCCACCTCGAGGAGGTGTGGGACCGCAACAAGGCAGCGCAGTCCTCGCTCGAGGAGCGTTGCCGCCGCTATGGCCTTCCCTACGAGGTCGTCGAGGAGCTCGACACCCGCGTGGCGGGAATCCGTATCTCCAGGGAATCGCTCGACGGCGACGGCGAATCGTTCTCCCCCGATGGGCGCAGGCTCTCGAAGAAGCTGCTCGGTGACCTGCGGGACTTCCGCCTCGGTCGCTGCTCGATGCACCTGCAGCCCAACAGCTGGTTCCATTTCCAGGGGGACCACGTCATCACGTTCGCCGTCTTCCCCGTCAACGAACATCAGACACTGGTACGCACCACCTGGCTGGTGGCCGACGACGCCGTGGAAGGCGTCGACTACGACCTGGAGAAACTCACCTACACCTGGAAGCAGACGAATCTGCAGGACAAGGCGTTCGTGGAACTGTGCCAGAAGGGCGCCGGCAGCCCCGCCTACGAGCCCGGCCCGTACATGAAGAGCGAATACCAGGTGGAGGCGTTCATCAACTGGTACGTGCAGCGCGTGCAGGAGCACTTGGCATGA